In the genome of Ptychodera flava strain L36383 chromosome 13, AS_Pfla_20210202, whole genome shotgun sequence, one region contains:
- the LOC139148674 gene encoding uncharacterized protein, whose amino-acid sequence MNYVIVLSCILLLIEVSAKTGVYHTSQWVCTLANMRTYDYAIWDTLQTQGVPCFDELMEIPKLIENETPGKTFTVYQGIGSFIGDTSTFRTFAVLEEAVDKIDLGPILPGEYTDECLKCTGNCYKDDIFEVICNQAVKCPYHLTGELHWGQPEGFNVTYSSPVVYCSYQQDGDMDHYYCKDYLPEVHVVP is encoded by the exons ATGAACTACGTCATCGTTCTGTCGTGCATCCTTCTTCTCATCGAGGTTAGTGCCAAAACTGGCGTATATCACACCTCCCAGTGGGTATGCACCTTAGCAAATATGAGGACGTACGACTACGCCATATGGGACACACTTCAGACACAAGGTGTTCCATGCTTTGATGAACTGATGGAGATACCTAAACTCATTGAAAATGAAACTCCAGGGAAGACCTTTACTGTTTACCAAGGCATTGGTTCATTCATTGGTGACACTAGTACCTTCCGAACTTTTGCCGTGTTAGAGGAAGCAGTAGACAAGATCGATTTG GGTCCAATTTTACCTGGTGAATATACCgatgaatgtttaaaatgcactgGGAACTGCTACAAAGATGACATTTTTGAGGTGATCTGTAACCAAGCTGTT aaatGCCCATACCATTTAACTGGAGAACTCCATTGGGGTCAACCGGAAGGCTTCAATGTAACATATTCAAGTCCTGTTGTTTACTGCTCCTACCAGCAAGATGGAGATATGGATCATTACTATTGTAAAGATTATCTCCCTGAGGTCCATGTCGTACCGTAG
- the LOC139148673 gene encoding uncharacterized protein has translation MKYVIVLLCALLPIKNGAKNGAYHSSQWVCTLANMRTYDYAIWNTLITQGVPCFDELMEIPKLLENETPGKTFTVYQDIGPFIGDTSTFRIMAVLEEEVDKVDLGPILPGEYTDECLKCTGNFYKGDMFEVICNQAVIQKCPDRLTGGMHWGQPEGSKITYSSPVVYCSYKQRGDTNYYYCKDYLPEVHVVP, from the exons ATGAAGTACGTCATCGTTCTGCTGTGCGCCCTTCTTCCGATCAAGAATGGTGCCAAAAATGGCGCTTACCATTCGTCCCAGTGGGTATGCACTTTAGCAAATATGAGGACGTACGACTACGCCATATGGAACACACTTATAACACAAGGTGTTCCATGCTTTGATGAACTGATGGAGATACCTAAACTCCTGGAAAATGAAACTCCAGGGAAGACGTTTACTGTTTACCAAGACATTGGTCCATTCATTGGTGACACTAGTACCTTCCGAATTATGGCCGTGCTAGAGGAAGAAGTAGACAAGGTCGACTTG GGTCCAATATTGCCTGGTGAATATACCgatgaatgtttaaaatgcactgGGAACTTCTACAAAGGTGACATGTTTGAGGTGATCTGTAACCAAGCTGTT attcAGAAATGCCCAGACCGTTTAACTGGAGGGATGCACTGGGGCCAACCGGAGGGCTCGAAGATAACATACTCAAGCCCCGTTGTGTACTGTTCCTACAAGCAACGTGGAGATACGAACTATTACTATTGCAAAGATTATCTGCCTGAGGTCCATGTCGTACCGTAG